Proteins from one Oryza sativa Japonica Group chromosome 12, ASM3414082v1 genomic window:
- the LOC4352605 gene encoding asparagine synthetase domain-containing protein 1 → MCGIALVLSGGGRVVVAPSAAAAAAVAAVGIQPSDEVLFLPSSNGKGKGVTVDELKAALRRRGPDSLGCERLRVRADGTTLGSDGCDCGVGNGGDVGDTELCFIGATLQLRGAEPILQPMVGQSGNVLVYNGEIYGGVHVADDQNDTQSLLSSLESCCSCECHALVRDEACLCCGSVGKSVPQILSTIKGPWALIYWQKDSKTMWFGRDAFGRRSLLVHWPSPDDPRFILSSVSPPSFASNNSAPTVKVMESGEDNDFPESTNMSYWEELPCGIYSIQLKSLEKSGMCMKEACVSEVRRHDWINSSLDELIQWKRKSIVPTVDDLTSHQNSVGDYCLSQSFRNSTEADKNAAYKVLIALRESVMLRTNLNRLFQDDLNKLKDDELAPIAILFSGGLDSMILAALLDQCLDSKWTIDLLNVSFDGQLAPDRISALAGLKELQRISPIRRWRLVEIDTVLTNLKGESEHVMSLIYPSNTYMDLNIGIALWLAAGGDGWVDGSICNMQDGCRYKYKSTSRVLLVGSGADEQCAGYGRHRTKYRLGGWVLLDEEMRLDVQRIWKRNMGRDDRCISDHGKEARFPFLDENVIKTLLEIPLWDIAKLDEPVGKGDKKILREVANLLGLKEAALQPKRAIQFGSRIARESNRKNFGSNRAANQASAGSVEIHQRAR, encoded by the exons ATGTGCGGCATAGCCCTCgtcctctccggcggcggccgcgtagTCGtcgctccctccgccgccgccgccgccgccgttgctgccGTCGGAATCCAACCAAGCGACGAGGTACTGTTCCTACCATCCTCGAATGGAAAA GGGAAGGGCGTGACGGTGGATGAGCTCAAGGCAGCCCTGCGGCGGCGTGGCCCGGATAGCCTCGGCTGCGAGAGGCTCCGCGTCCGCGCGGATGGCACGACCTTAG GGAGTGATGGGTGTGATTGTGGAGTTGGGAATGGGGGTGATGTGGGTGACACTGAGTTGTGCTTCATCGGAGCAACGCTGCAGCTCAGGGGAGCTGAGCCGATTTTGCAGCCGATGGTGGGTCAATCAGGAAATGTTTTAGTATATAACG GTGAGATCTATGGAGGAGTCCATGTTGCTGATGACCAAAATGATACTCAATCACTTCTGTCATCACTGGAATCTTGTTGTTCCTGTGAGTGCCATGCTCTTGTTAGAGATGAAGCATGTCTCTGTTGTGGAAGTGTTGGGAAATCAGTTCCACAGATCCTTTCCACAATCAAAGGCCCCTGGGCTTTGATATACTGGCAG AAGGACTCAAAAACAATGTGGTTTGGCCGGGATGCATTCGGGAGAAGAAGCCTCTTGGTACATTGGCCATCACCTGATGATCCACGCTTTATATTATCATCAGTATCACCCCCTTCATTTGCAAGTAATAACTCTG CGCCAACTGTCAAAGTTATGGAGTCAGGGGAAGATAATGATTTTCCTGAGTCCACCAACATGAGTTACTGGGAAGAGCTTCCTTGTGGGATATACAGCATCCAATTGAAAAGCCTTGAAAAAAGTGGCATGTGTATGAAGGAAGCATGTGTCTCCGAAGTTAGGAGGCATGACTGGATCAACTCTTCATTGGATGAATTAATCCAATGGAAGAGGAAATCGATAGTTCCTACTGTGGATGACTTAACTTCACATCAGAATTCTGTAGGGGACTATTGTTTGTCTCAGAGCTTCAGAAACTCAACCGAAGCTGACAAAAATGCTG CGTATAAGGTGTTGATTGCGTTGCGGGAATCTGTAATGCTGCGAACCAATTTGAACAGACTCTTTCAG GATGATCTAAATAAACTAAAGGATGATGAGCTAGCCCCAATAGCAATCCTTTTCTCTGGTGGCTTGGACTCCATGATACTTGCAGCATTATTAGACCAGTGCCTTGATTCCAAAT GGACAATTGATTTGTTGAATGTCAGTTTTGATGGGCAACTTGCTCCAGATAGGATTTCTGCACTGGCAGGACTGAAGGAACTTCAGAGAATTTCCCCTATCCGTAG ATGGCGTCTTGTTGAGATTGACACAGTTTTGACAAACTTGAAAGGAGAAAGTGAACATGTGATGTCACTTATATACCCTTCAAATACTTATATG GATTTAAATATTGGTATAGCTCTCTGGTTGGCTGCTGGTGGGGATGGTTGGGTGGATGGAAGTATATGCAACATGCAAGATGGTTGTCGCTACAAGTACAAGTCAACTTCTAGAGTTCTTTTAGTCGGTTCTGGGGCTGATGAGCAGTGCGCTGGTTATGGAAGACATAGGACTAAATATAGACTTGGAGG CTGGGTTTTACTTGATGAGGAGATGAGACTAGATGTAcagagaatctggaaaagaaaTATGGGAAGAGACGATAGGTGCATTTCTGACCATGGCAAGGAG GCACGTTTTCCATTTCTTGATGAGAATGTGATCAAAACTTTGTTGGAAATTCCATTGTGGGATATTGCTAAACTTGATGAACCTGTTGGAAAGGGCGACAAGAAGATCTTGAGAGAG GTTGCAAACCTACTGGGCTTAAAAGAGGCTGCACTTCAACCAAAGCGGGCAATCCAG TTTGGTTCAAGAATAGCGAGAGAATCAAACCGCAAGAACTTCGGGAGCAACCGAGCCGCGAACCAGGCTTCCGCTGGCAGCGTGGAGATTCACCAGCGTGCACGCTGA
- the LOC4352606 gene encoding uncharacterized protein — MVMDAARAVAMPSLSPATVAARPSSRRLHKVAAMATQKPTSGTRRGTTVYFPVGEPGPRQTTSGKAAAPPVKLLTNVEKLRLLTKAEKAGLLSAAERAGLSLSAVERLGLLSKAEELEVLSAATDPGTPGALLGVALLLLAAGPAVVYLVPEEYPWEVAVQAVVALACVVGGSTAFAASSFVSKLQSSSS, encoded by the exons ATGGTGATGGACGCAGCTAGAGCGGTGGCGatgccgtcgctgtcgccggccaccgtcgcggcgaggccgagcagccgccgccttcacaaggtcgccgccatggccacccaGAAGCCCACCTCCGGCACAAGAAGG ggGACGACGGTGTACTTCCCGGTGGGGGAGCCGGGGCCGAGGCAGACGACGagcgggaaggcggcggcgccgccggtgaagCTGCTGACGAACGTGGAGAAGCTGCGGCTGCTGACGAAGGCGGAGAAGGCGGggctcctgtcggcggcggaGCGCGCCGGGCTGTCGCTGTCGGCGGTGGAGCGGCTGGGCCTGTTGTCCAAGGCGGAGGAGCTGGAGGTGCTGTCGGCGGCGACCGACCCGGGCACCCCCGGCGCGCTGCTCGGCgtcgcgctgctgctgctcgccgccggccccgcCGTCGTCTACCTCGTCCCGGAGGAGTACCCATGGGAGGTCGCCGTCCAGGCCGTGGTCGCGCTCGCCTGCGTCGTCGGTggctccaccgccttcgccgcctccAGCTTCGTGTCCAAGCTCCAGAGCTCGTCCAGCTGA